The sequence CATGTTCGGTGCGCTTTCCGATCCCGGGAGGGCGGCGGCCCATCTCGACGCGAACCCGCAATGCTCGCTGGAGGGCGGCAACACCCACGCCTTCATGGATCACTGGATCGGCACCCTCCACACTCTCGGACTCCCCTCCGCCGGGATTGTCGCGGATCACCCGTTCGCGGCGGCGTTCACAAAAGGCGGCAAGACCACCTTTGCCGCCTACCACTTCGGGGCAAAGCCGCTCAAGGTGACATTTTCCGACGGCACCGTCCTCGATGCCGCGCCCGGCGGGCTCACGGTTTCCGGAAAATAGCGCCCTCCCGGCCCGCGGCTGGCTTGCCCTCGTCCGGATCCAAGAAGAGGCGCAAGCCCTAGGGAACGCCGAGGAATTCCGCGGTGCGGGTTTCCGACCAGTATTCGCAACCGGTTCCGAAGCCGACGTGGCCGCCTCCGGCGGGCGTTTCCAGGAAAAGCGACGCGCTCGCCTCCGCCTCCTCGCGGGGATAGCAGGCGGGGCCGAGGATGGGGTCGTTCTGGGCGGTGACGAGGAGTGTGGGAATGGCGATGCCTGCGAGGAACTGGCGGCAGCTACTACGTTTCCAGTAATCCTCCGCATCCGCGAAGCCGTGCAGGGGAGCGGTGAAGCGGTCGTCGAACTCCGCGAAGGTTTTCATCCCGTCCACGCCGGTGAGATCGATCTCCTCCGGGAACAGGCGGTGCTTCCCCTTCACCTTAGCGCGCAGGGATTTCATGAAGCGCTCCATGTAGATGCGGTTCTGCCATTCCGCGAGCTTGGCGGAGGAGCAGGCCAGCTCGCATGGCACGGAGAACGCGACGGCGCGGCTGATCTTGGGGTGGATCTCCCCTCCCCGCTCGCCGACGTATTTGAGCGTGAGATTTCCGCCGAGGCTGAAGCCGATGAGGTCGGTTTTTTCCGCAGGATGTGTCTTCATCGCGTGGCGGATGACCG comes from Akkermansiaceae bacterium and encodes:
- a CDS encoding alpha/beta fold hydrolase, producing the protein MPLIEKSTYHPPAWLRGGHFQTVHPVLFRRIATVTDRPERLELEDGDFLDLEWAGGRGQRLAILSHGLEGCSRATYVQGMARALVKRGWDVLAWAFRGCGDEPNRLASFYHSGKTEDLDAVIRHAMKTHPAEKTDLIGFSLGGNLTLKYVGERGGEIHPKISRAVAFSVPCELACSSAKLAEWQNRIYMERFMKSLRAKVKGKHRLFPEEIDLTGVDGMKTFAEFDDRFTAPLHGFADAEDYWKRSSCRQFLAGIAIPTLLVTAQNDPILGPACYPREEAEASASLFLETPAGGGHVGFGTGCEYWSETRTAEFLGVP